A region from the Candidatus Deferrimicrobiaceae bacterium genome encodes:
- the ilvB gene encoding biosynthetic-type acetolactate synthase large subunit: protein MKMTGAEIFVKALEDLGVDIVFGYPGGAVLNIYDALFQNTKIRHLLVRHEQGGVHMADGYARASGKTGVCLVTSGPGATNTVTGIATAYMDSIPIVVFSGQVPTLMIGNDAFQEADIVGITRPCTKHNYLIKQGKDLARIIREAFYIASTGRPGPVLVDIPKDVLAGTAEYTLPKEVKLRGYHPTYEGHQKQVENAVRLLLEKERPVFYSGGGVILSGASSFLTEFSQILGIPVTTTLMGLGGFPGTDPLSLGMLGMHGTYRANMAISNSDVILGLGARFDDRVTGKIDEFAPGAKIIHVDIDPTSIQKNIPVNIPIVGDLKDVLRKMIKLVKGTKEAAQYRKKIAPWRDQIEKWKSTYPLAYKQGKGRIKPQYVVEQIYQITKGDAIITTEVGQNQMFAAQYYLFDRPRTFLSSGGLGTMGYGLPAAIGAQVAMPDKLVVDIAGDGSIQMNIQELATAVQYRLPVKVVILNNGSLGMVRQWQELFFQGKLSHTCLPQVPDFVRLAEAYGAFGFRATKAGEVPDVLRKGFAAPGPALIDIVTDPNEMVYPMVPAGAPLTKMLLV from the coding sequence ATGAAGATGACCGGTGCGGAAATATTCGTCAAGGCGCTCGAGGATCTCGGGGTGGACATCGTGTTCGGGTACCCCGGAGGGGCGGTGCTGAACATCTACGACGCACTGTTCCAGAACACGAAGATCAGGCACCTGCTTGTCCGCCACGAGCAGGGCGGCGTGCACATGGCCGACGGGTACGCCCGCGCCTCGGGAAAGACCGGCGTCTGCCTGGTGACCTCGGGCCCCGGGGCGACGAACACCGTCACCGGGATCGCGACGGCTTACATGGACTCGATCCCCATCGTCGTCTTCTCCGGCCAGGTGCCGACCCTCATGATCGGCAACGACGCGTTCCAGGAGGCCGACATCGTCGGGATCACCCGGCCCTGCACCAAGCACAACTACCTGATCAAGCAGGGGAAGGACCTGGCGCGTATCATCCGGGAGGCGTTCTACATCGCCTCCACCGGCCGCCCGGGGCCCGTGCTGGTCGACATCCCGAAGGACGTTCTGGCCGGAACCGCGGAATACACCCTCCCGAAGGAGGTGAAGCTGCGGGGGTACCACCCCACCTACGAGGGCCACCAGAAGCAGGTGGAGAACGCCGTCCGCCTGCTGCTCGAGAAGGAGCGCCCCGTTTTCTACAGCGGGGGAGGGGTCATCCTTTCCGGCGCCTCCTCTTTCCTCACGGAGTTCTCCCAAATCCTCGGGATCCCCGTGACGACCACGCTCATGGGGTTGGGCGGTTTTCCGGGGACCGATCCGCTCTCCCTCGGGATGCTCGGGATGCACGGCACCTACCGGGCGAACATGGCGATCTCGAACAGCGACGTGATCCTCGGCCTCGGGGCGAGGTTCGACGACCGGGTCACCGGGAAGATCGACGAGTTCGCCCCGGGGGCGAAGATCATCCACGTGGACATCGACCCGACCTCGATCCAGAAGAACATCCCCGTGAACATCCCGATCGTGGGGGATCTGAAGGACGTGCTCCGGAAGATGATCAAGCTCGTCAAGGGGACGAAGGAAGCCGCGCAGTACCGGAAGAAGATCGCCCCGTGGCGGGACCAGATCGAGAAGTGGAAATCGACTTACCCGCTCGCCTACAAGCAGGGAAAGGGGAGAATCAAGCCCCAGTACGTGGTCGAGCAGATCTACCAGATCACGAAGGGGGACGCGATCATCACCACCGAGGTGGGGCAGAACCAGATGTTCGCAGCCCAGTACTACCTGTTCGACAGGCCGCGGACCTTCCTCTCCTCCGGGGGGCTGGGGACGATGGGGTACGGGCTCCCGGCGGCGATCGGGGCGCAGGTGGCGATGCCGGACAAGCTGGTGGTCGACATCGCGGGCGACGGCAGCATCCAGATGAACATCCAGGAGCTGGCCACCGCCGTCCAGTACCGCCTCCCCGTGAAGGTGGTGATTCTGAACAACGGTTCGCTGGGGATGGTGCGGCAGTGGCAGGAGCTGTTCTTCCAGGGGAAGCTTTCCCATACGTGCCTTCCCCAGGTGCCCGATTTCGTCCGCCTGGCCGAAGCCTACGGGGCGTTCGGATTCCGGGCGACCAAGGCCGGGGAGGTCCCGGATGTCCTCCGGAAAGGATTCGCCGCGCCCGGCCCGGCCCTCATCGACATCGTCACGGATCCGAACGAGATGGTCTACCCGATGGTGCCCGCGGGGGCGCCTCTCACGAAGATGCTGCTCGTTTGA
- the ilvN gene encoding acetolactate synthase small subunit translates to MRHTISVLVENEFGVLSRVAGLFSGRGFNIESLTVAETLDPTVSRMTIVTSGNDQIIEQILKQLNKLISVIKVIDLTDTDTVDRELVLIKVNAEAETKPEVLRLVDIFRAKIVDVAPRCYTIEMTGDEEKINALLQLLKPIGIREIVRTGRVAIARGM, encoded by the coding sequence ATGCGCCATACCATTTCCGTTCTGGTGGAAAACGAATTCGGGGTCTTGAGCCGCGTCGCGGGCCTGTTTTCCGGCAGAGGGTTCAACATCGAGTCGCTGACCGTCGCGGAGACGCTGGACCCGACGGTCTCCCGCATGACGATCGTGACCTCCGGCAACGACCAGATCATCGAGCAGATCCTGAAGCAGCTCAACAAGCTCATCTCGGTCATCAAGGTGATCGACCTGACGGACACGGACACCGTCGACCGCGAGCTGGTGCTGATCAAGGTGAACGCGGAAGCCGAGACAAAGCCCGAGGTGCTGCGCCTGGTGGACATCTTCCGCGCGAAGATCGTCGACGTCGCGCCGCGCTGCTACACGATCGAGATGACGGGCGACGAGGAGAAGATCAACGCGCTGCTTCAGTTGCTCAAGCCGATCGGAATCCGCGAGATCGTGCGGACGGGCCGGGTGGCCATCGCCCGGGGGATGTAA